Proteins encoded in a region of the Bactrocera tryoni isolate S06 chromosome 4, CSIRO_BtryS06_freeze2, whole genome shotgun sequence genome:
- the LOC120774953 gene encoding 5-hydroxyisourate hydrolase — MKISAALILSLSIISIRYHSTMSSSWERIRLRVETKEGFEPVSNNSVSADVRTISAHILDTTVGQAAANVNITVYRLEGENNWQKLSEATTNQDGRVNQLVPATRYKSGIYKLHFDVKPYHTERGISSFYPFIEIVVLCEHGQHYHIPLLLNPFGYTTYRGT, encoded by the exons ATGAAGATAAGTGCGGCGCTCATACTGTCACTCAGTATAATTTCCATAAGATATCATAGCACAATGAGCAGTAGCTGGGAACGCATTCGCCTTCGTGTCGAGACCAAAGAG GGTTTCGAGCCGGTTAGCAATAATAGCGTAAGCGCTGATGTACGCACCATATCCGCCCATATATTGGACACCACAGTGGGTCAGGCGGCAGCAAATGTCAACATTACCGTTTACCGCCTAGAAGGCGAAAATAATTGGCAGAAACTGAGTGAAGCAACTACCAACCAAGATGGTCGTGTGAACCAATTAGTGCCTGCAACGCGCTACAAATCCGGCATCTATAAGTTACATTTCGATGTGAAACCATATCATACTGAACGTGGCATTAGCAGTTTTTATCCCTTTATTGAAATAGTGGTGCTGTGCGAACATGGTCAGCATTATCATATTCCATTACTATTGAATCCTTTTGGCTATACGACCTACAGAGGTACTTga